One Sphingopyxis macrogoltabida genomic region harbors:
- a CDS encoding efflux RND transporter periplasmic adaptor subunit, whose protein sequence is MLRDGDFAIEVTVFEDGVPPEYRLYAYRDDKPLDPKEVKARVMIARLDGEKTTFDFAPQDDFLRGNAVLVEPHSFDVVVEASMGGKAHKWSFASYEGRATITDAAARAAGIETETVGSQAIGDTVEIIGRVELDPAGSAEVGAKYPGPVVAVFRNVGDRVAKGTLLAKVESSYSLQTYAIYAPMAGVISARNANVGSIADSEPLFVISDPARTVATFPIFPRDIERVRPGQQVQIRGLEGERTQSAVIRDFLPLADVTSQAVTARAALPNRDGFWRPGMAVRGLVTVEQRQVPLAVRTDAIQQFRDFRVVFAKIGQTYEVRMLELGKEGPEWTEVISGIKPGTVYAAENSYVIKADIEKSGASHDH, encoded by the coding sequence ATGCTGCGCGACGGCGATTTTGCCATCGAGGTCACCGTGTTCGAGGATGGCGTGCCGCCCGAATACCGGCTCTACGCCTACCGTGACGACAAGCCGCTTGATCCCAAAGAGGTCAAGGCGCGCGTCATGATCGCGCGGCTCGACGGGGAGAAGACCACCTTCGACTTCGCCCCGCAGGACGATTTCCTGCGCGGCAATGCGGTGCTGGTCGAGCCGCACAGCTTCGATGTCGTGGTCGAGGCGAGCATGGGCGGCAAGGCTCACAAGTGGAGCTTTGCATCCTACGAGGGCCGCGCGACCATCACCGATGCGGCCGCGCGTGCTGCCGGCATCGAGACGGAGACCGTCGGCTCGCAAGCGATCGGCGATACGGTCGAGATCATTGGCCGGGTCGAACTCGATCCGGCCGGCAGCGCCGAGGTGGGCGCCAAGTATCCCGGCCCGGTGGTGGCGGTGTTCAGGAACGTCGGCGACCGGGTGGCCAAGGGAACGCTGCTCGCGAAGGTGGAGAGCAGCTATTCGCTCCAGACCTATGCGATCTACGCACCGATGGCGGGCGTGATCAGTGCGCGCAATGCCAATGTGGGGTCGATTGCCGATAGCGAGCCGCTGTTCGTGATTTCCGACCCGGCGCGCACCGTGGCGACCTTCCCGATCTTCCCGCGCGACATCGAGCGGGTGCGCCCCGGCCAGCAGGTCCAGATCCGCGGATTGGAAGGCGAGCGCACGCAGAGCGCGGTGATCCGCGATTTCCTCCCGCTTGCCGATGTCACCAGCCAGGCCGTGACCGCGCGGGCTGCGCTTCCCAACCGCGACGGCTTCTGGCGTCCCGGCATGGCAGTGCGCGGGCTGGTGACCGTGGAACAGCGCCAGGTGCCGCTGGCGGTCAGGACCGACGCGATCCAGCAGTTCCGCGACTTCCGCGTGGTCTTTGCCAAGATCGGCCAGACCTATGAAGTGCGAATGCTCGAACTCGGCAAGGAGGGGCCGGAATGGACCGAGGTGATCAGCGGCATCAAGCCGGGCACGGTCTACGCCGCCGAGAACAGCTACGTC